The Nitrospira sp. sequence CCAGACAGACCTGACGGACCGAACAGACGAGACAGACAGATACACGGCCTTTGGCTATCTATCTCATTCTCGGAGTCGAGTCGAACCCCGGTGGCAGTTTCTTTTGTGCCTGTTCCTCGGGAGTGTCTATGCCGAGGATCACCCGGTCGCCTTCTTTCACTGGTCCTTCGGTAATTTCCGTAAACAGGGAGTCTGCAATACCGGTGCTGACGTCGGCCTGATGGGTTGTGCTCTCCAGATCCAACACCCAGACCCGCGACGCTTTCTTGTCCACTGGAATGTTAGGCATCCGGAACCGTAGCGCGCCGTTCGGCACGCGCAGCGGAGATTCTTTCTTGGCGGTGACGATGGTTACGTTGGCCGTCATGCCCGGCTTGAGCTTCAGGTCTTTGTTGTCGACCGTGATGACGACATCGTATGTTACGACGTTCTGCACGCTGATCGGCGCATTCCGCACCTGTGTGACGGTTCCATCGAAGAAGTGTTTCGGATAGGCATCCACGCGAAAGCTGGCCGTCTTTCCTTCAGCCACGCCGCCGATATCGGACTCGCTGACATTGGCGTTCACCTGCATCCTCATCAGGTCCTGCGCGATGACAAAGAGGGTGGGTGTTTGAAAGCTGGCCACGACGGTCTGACCGATGTCCACGGTGCGGGAGATCACGATGCCGTTGACCGGCGAGTAGATGGTGGTATAGCCGAGATCCAACTCGGCGGAGGCGAGCGTCGCCTGCGCCTGGTCCACCTGCGCCTGCATCACCTGCACATTGGCTTCGGCGTCGCGATAGTTTGTTTCGGCCAGATCGAGGTCCGCCTGCGAGACGAAGGCCTGCTTTCGAAGAGTGGCCATCCGGTCGCGCTCTCGCTTTCGCTGGGCTCCCATGTTCGTGGCCTTGGCCAGGTTGCCGGCGGCGCTTTTCACGCCGGCACGCGCCTGGTTGACGCGTGATTGGAATGGGAGTGGATCGATCTGGGCAAGAGGTTGGCCTTGTTTGACCACGGCGTTGAAATCTACGAAGAGCTTCGCAATCTTGCCGGACACCTGACTGCCGACCAGGACGGACATGACTGGATTGACGGTTCCGGTGGCGGTGACGAGGGATGTGATAGGGCCCCGGTCGGCGAGGGCTGTCTTATACTGGATCGGGGGGGGACCGCCGTTGAACCAATACCAGATGCCGGCGCCGATCAGGAGCAGTGAGGCCATACCACCGAGCAACCAGGGGCGCCCCGATCTGGCTCGTCTCTGCGGGAGGGGAATCACGGTGATGGGGAGCGGACGTTCATGTTCTCGTGCTGGATCGGATGGAGGCGAGACCGCCGGGCGTGGGATCACCTCGCTGACGGGGACATGCCGGGTTGGCTCATTCGGGTCGTCGGTCATAATGCACTCGCTTTCTGTACCAGGTCAGTCGGCGCACGATGACGCAGCCTGTTCGCAATGATCTTACGAGCTTCCTCTGCCAATAACAGCATGAGGGCGCCCAGCGCGAGCGGACCGAAGATCCAGGCAGGCACAGGGCTCGTTCCAAAAATCTCGTGGCCTATCGGCGTATAGGCAATGGCGGCCAGCAGCGTCAGCTCGACAGCAATGCCCCAGAGGATGAGGGGGTTGCTGAACCAGCCACTCCTGGTGGCGCTGAGTCGATCGGACCGGCAGGCAAACACATTCGCCACCTGGGCTAAGACGATTCCGGCGAAGGTCACGGTCGTGGCCTCCTTATAGAGGGGTGAAGACCAATCCAGATGAGTGCCCCAGGTCCATCCCTGGCTCGTGAGGTAGAGAAAGAATCCACTCATCGCCACGATGGCTTCGATCAGACCGAGAAACAGGTACGCGCGCAGCAGGAGCGGGAGATTCAGGAGCCGTTCGGATCTCGGGCGCGGCGGAATATCCATGACGTCGGCCACCGGGCGTTCTGTGCCGAGGCCCAGCGCCGGAATCATGTCGGTGCCGAGATCGACTGCCAATACTTGCGGAATCGTGAGCGCCAGCGGGATGCCGAAGAAGCCATAGCCCAGGAACGGCACAATTTCAGGGACGTTGCTGGCCAGGATATAGCTGGTGAATTTGCGAATGTTTTCATAGACCGCCCGGCCTTCTTCGATCGCACCGACGATCGTGGCGAAGT is a genomic window containing:
- a CDS encoding efflux RND transporter periplasmic adaptor subunit is translated as MTDDPNEPTRHVPVSEVIPRPAVSPPSDPAREHERPLPITVIPLPQRRARSGRPWLLGGMASLLLIGAGIWYWFNGGPPPIQYKTALADRGPITSLVTATGTVNPVMSVLVGSQVSGKIAKLFVDFNAVVKQGQPLAQIDPLPFQSRVNQARAGVKSAAGNLAKATNMGAQRKRERDRMATLRKQAFVSQADLDLAETNYRDAEANVQVMQAQVDQAQATLASAELDLGYTTIYSPVNGIVISRTVDIGQTVVASFQTPTLFVIAQDLMRMQVNANVSESDIGGVAEGKTASFRVDAYPKHFFDGTVTQVRNAPISVQNVVTYDVVITVDNKDLKLKPGMTANVTIVTAKKESPLRVPNGALRFRMPNIPVDKKASRVWVLDLESTTHQADVSTGIADSLFTEITEGPVKEGDRVILGIDTPEEQAQKKLPPGFDSTPRMR